The nucleotide window CGCAAACTCAGTGTCTACCGCGTCATCAGCGATGTCTGGTTAACTCGCCGGTGAGGACCCGTTCTCGTCGAAAGCGAACCGTAGTGTTCGAGTGAGTCGATGAACTCGGGAGTAAGCGGTGGTTGCACGGTGTTACCACTATATCTCTCGATGACATCTTCAAGCTGCGCGAGGTCGCGGAGTTCTTGGTCGCTGAGACACCACTCGCTGTTCGTGAGGTCTTTGAGTTCACGGTACAAGTGACTGAGCGACGCCGAGTTGGTTCTGACCACGTCCGGACTGGTCAGTCTGTCGCATGTCGGGACGAGAGCGACGGAGTCAAGCCTCGTCGTCCGGACGGTCGCTTAGAATGGGGGGTTGTAGTCTTCGTACTCGTCCATGTCCTCCATCTCATCAGTCTTCGAGGGCATCACCGCAGTACGCTGACCGCCGGAGCGGACGACTTCGACATCTTCGAGACCAGTGACGCTCTCGGGGAGTCGGCGTTCGATGGCCTTCATCGTCATCGGGGCGATGCCACAGCCCGAACAGGCACCGCCGATCGCGACGGTCGCGGTCCCTTCTTCCTCATTGATGTCTCGAACCTCGAAGTTACCACCGTGTTGCTGGATTTGCGGGACGTTGTTGTTCAAATAGTTACGCGCCTGACGTTCGAGTCCTTCTGTGCTCATAGCAACTATTCATATTCTCTTAACTATCATAAAGCTGTTGTTTTAAGGGGTCCTAAAATAGCTCTACTCAGAATTTCTAATCCCTGAATCTCTCATTCTGTATATCGTCCTACTTGTTTGCTGGCAATTTTTCGTACTGCCTAAAAGCTAGATTGTATCCCGGGGTTCGCTTATTCGTACATAGGTCGAACCACTGAAGGGTCTCGCCCGTTCATTCCTCGCGTGTTCCACTGCAGGCACAGTTTATCCATACCATTCTTGCCGTGGGATTTTGTCAAGGTGGCTCGAACTGAGAGACGGCGTCCCGTTAGCAAGACTCGTCCTCGTTGACTGTAGGCGCTGGTTCATCGAATTCGGGTGTGGCCGTTCCCTCGGTGTCACAGGGGAGCGTGGCTGCGAGCCGCTTCGCAACCGTCGGACTGACCAGCCCGGCCAGTTCCATCGCCTCCGTCTCGTAGTCATCGAGTTCCAGCACGCCCCGGAAAAACCACGAGACGGTCACGTACGTCTCGTGCAACTGTGCGGTGTGCTTGCGTCCTGACTCAGTCAGCGTCACACCGTCGTAGGGCTCGTAGGACACGAGCCCATCGTCCGCGAGTCGCTGGAACATCTCTGTCGATGCTGCTGGAGACCTGTCTAGCATCTCCGCGACGACACCAAGCGGAATAGGCGGGTCGCGCCGGTGTTGTGCGATGTAGAGTGCCAAGAGATACTGTGGTGCCCCACTCATCGTGTCTCAGAAGATTTCTTTGTGTCGTCTGTGTCGCTAGGTGCAGTCGAATCACCGATTGGTGCCTCGTCAGTGGGCGTCTCATCGAGCTCGAAGGGCGCTGCATACATCCATGCCCGCAGTCGAGCGCGCTTGTGTCGGGGACTATCGTCCATGAGTGAGACTCTCCTGACCAGCTGTCGCCGTACTGCTTGCTGACAACCCACACAGGTATCGTCGAGCCGAGCGCCTGTCGCCAACACCGGATAATCCCTCGGGGAATCTACCGGAAAGCCCTGGGAAATGTACGGGACTAGACTCCAGTGGCTGATGCCGACACCTACACCGTAGTTCGTCGCGCCGTCAAGGAACGACTGGCGCTGGTCTGCAACGTCCTCACACCGAACGCGATACGCTGTGGGCGTCTCGTGACGACGTTGCAGTTCCTCGAACCCGAGTTCGGTCAGCAGAGTCTCGTCCACCGTGGCGCTCCGCCCGAAAATATCCTTGACGACAGCTACAGCTGCTCCCAACTTCGAGGCTTCCCAATCAAGTACGCGGCCCGGCATCTCAGTCTCCGCTCGTCACCGTCGATGCGGCCGTCTCCGTTGAGCCGCTGCCACCGGTACAGTCCGTGAGCAGGCCGCCGCCGACGAGTGCACCGCTGTATTTCACGTACTCTTTGTGTGTCGGTGTGTCAGTCGTATCGCCGCCGTTCGCGTCCGTCATGGTCAGAACTCTCCGTCGATTATCGAACGCACTCGCTGTCGGTCGAACAGTTGATTCGTATCGGGAACTTCCGGGAACGACTCGGGATCGAATGTGCCGAACTCGTCGGGGTAGAGCTGCTGGGCGACCATCTCGGTCTGGAGGAGGTTGGTCAAGGGACCTTGCGACCCGAACGCACCGGGGTACACGTCGCCGTTTTGCACGGCCGTCAGCTGGCTCCCGACCGCGTGCTCTTCCATTGGCGTGACATATTGCTCGCGGAACGCGGACGGAGAGAACCCGGTCCCGTCACCAGTCGTGCCGATACCCCAGTGGACAATCAGCATCTCGGGGTCGACCTCGAGGAGGTGCTCGTAGTCGATTCTCCCGTTTTCTACGAGATCCGTGGTGAAGGCGCTTCCCACGTCCAGGTCGCGGTAGGGCTTCGTCTCGACGCCCTCCGTCTGAGTTCGCATCGGGTAGAAGGTTCCCTTGCTGGGGTTCGAAGCACTGTTGAGCAGCCCTACCGTCGGGCGCTCGCCTCGGGCTGGGAGCCGCGACTGAATCTCGCTCTGGACCTGCTGGTGGACCTCTACCAGCGCTTCGTAGCGCTCGCGCTCTTGGAAGCAGTCAGCCAGCCGCTCGAAAGCCTCATACAGCGAGTATAGCTTGTAGTCGTGCCACTCGCGACGCCGGAGGAAGTTGTTCCCGAAGAACGGGGCGACTTCCTCGCGAATCTCTTCGGTATCCGATTCGCTCCAGGACCCATCCCAGCCCGTCTTGTGCATATAGTTGGGGTCCATCAAAATGACATCAGGGTCATTCTCGTAGAAGATCTCCTTATCCCAGTTGGTCGCCGATAGCGTGGCGGTCTCGGACTCCGGCGGGACGTCAAGACCGAACGGGTCGAACATGAACCCAGGGATCATGTTCGTCGCCGTCAGGAACCCATCGCGCTGCCCGAGCGCGAACGCCATGTCCGCCCACTCCCCGTTGTTGACGATATAGGTCTCTGGGACCTCGTCGAATTCGACACAGCCGACCGGCTCAATGCACGCCTCGTAGGTCGTAAGAGTGGCTGTCTCCGTAGCTGTCGCGGTGTCGGTGGGGGTCTCGTCGGCGGTAGACGTCGACTGGCTACCCTCGCCAGTGCAACCGGCGAGGAGACCACCGCCGATGGCTGCGCCGCTATACTTGACGTACTCTCGCCGTGTTGGTCCCTTGCGTTCCGTGGCGTCGTCTGCCATATGTTTTAGGCTACCCTAAAAATTTAAAAAACCTCCGGTGTTTAGGCGACCCTAAATCAGTCCCCAGGCTACTCTCTCGGGTCAGCCGCCTGCTCGCCGAACTCCCGGGAAGGTCGTCTATCTCCCGGCCTGTACCCCCAGAGGTTCGCCTACAGGCTGTCGGCGGCGAGCAGTTCCTGGTCTTAGAGATGCACACAACCGCGAAGACGGCCATCTCCGACAGCGCGAGCCGGCCCTTCTCGACGGACATACCTAACGACGTGGCGGTGCTCTCGCCGCGTCGGTGTCTTGTGCCCGGTGGCGTCGTCTGCCATGCATTTTAGGCACGCCTAATAATATAAGAAACTTCTCACTTTTAAGCCAAAATTCTGATGGCTACTGTGGGGCCCCACAACGCGGACACATCGGTGGCCTGCCGTCCGGCAAGTCGAGTCCACAGTGTGGACACTCGTTGTCGCCGTCAGGGGCTGTAATCTCCCCGGCGATATCGGCTGTCCCGCTACGAATCGATTCGACAGTCCCGAGACCTTCTGGAGCCGCTCCAGAGTGGTGACAGTCTTGGGACACTCGTCGAGCGAACCGCACGCGGTCGGCTAGGAATGACGGCATTTCGTCGTCCACCGAATCGATTCGGTCGAGATCAGGGACCGTATCGACCCCCACGTCCGACCGCGCTAGCATAGCGAACGCTTCCGCCGTCCGCCCCTGAACGTATGGACTCTCGTCGGTCAGCCGATTCCCGAGCGCATCCGCTGCCTCGGATAACCGCTCCGTGTGCTCACAGCCAATGACCACGAGAGCCGTGCAGATGTGATACCGGACGAGTTCGCTCTCGTCATCGAGATGCTCTGCCAGTGACGTGACCTGATGCCGGAGCCGGTCCGGATTACCCAGTGCGACGTACTCTATGGCCTTGGCCAGTTTCTCCTTGACTTCGGGTTCATCGAACGACAGCCCGACCCGGAGGTCCGCCAGTATCTCCGGCTCACTGACCTCCTTGGGGTGTTCGAGCGCGACGTATCCCAGTGTTTCGGCACTGCGAGCTCGAACGTAGTAGAACTCTTCATTGTCGGCGAGGCGAGCCGCGAGTGATTCAACGACTGGTAGGACGACACCAGGCTCCGACTGCGCTAGCGTGACGAACAACTTGGCGGTCGTCAGTCTGACTGCCCGGTCATCGTCGTTTAGGAACGTCGCGAGTGCAACGGCGAGTCCGTCGAAAGAACTCTGGCACTCCTCGGCCAAGCCCCGAAGCGCCCGCAGGACACGCTTGCGTGCGTCGGCGTCGGCCGCGTTGAGTCGGTCTAGACACGCCACTGCCTCCTCGTGGTCCTCA belongs to Haloferax mediterranei ATCC 33500 and includes:
- a CDS encoding NifU family protein, which translates into the protein MSTEGLERQARNYLNNNVPQIQQHGGNFEVRDINEEEGTATVAIGGACSGCGIAPMTMKAIERRLPESVTGLEDVEVVRSGGQRTAVMPSKTDEMEDMDEYEDYNPPF
- a CDS encoding metal-dependent transcriptional regulator, whose protein sequence is MSGAPQYLLALYIAQHRRDPPIPLGVVAEMLDRSPAASTEMFQRLADDGLVSYEPYDGVTLTESGRKHTAQLHETYVTVSWFFRGVLELDDYETEAMELAGLVSPTVAKRLAATLPCDTEGTATPEFDEPAPTVNEDESC
- a CDS encoding DUF7260 family protein, with protein sequence MPGRVLDWEASKLGAAVAVVKDIFGRSATVDETLLTELGFEELQRRHETPTAYRVRCEDVADQRQSFLDGATNYGVGVGISHWSLVPYISQGFPVDSPRDYPVLATGARLDDTCVGCQQAVRRQLVRRVSLMDDSPRHKRARLRAWMYAAPFELDETPTDEAPIGDSTAPSDTDDTKKSSETR
- a CDS encoding ABC transporter substrate-binding protein translates to MADDATERKGPTRREYVKYSGAAIGGGLLAGCTGEGSQSTSTADETPTDTATATETATLTTYEACIEPVGCVEFDEVPETYIVNNGEWADMAFALGQRDGFLTATNMIPGFMFDPFGLDVPPESETATLSATNWDKEIFYENDPDVILMDPNYMHKTGWDGSWSESDTEEIREEVAPFFGNNFLRRREWHDYKLYSLYEAFERLADCFQERERYEALVEVHQQVQSEIQSRLPARGERPTVGLLNSASNPSKGTFYPMRTQTEGVETKPYRDLDVGSAFTTDLVENGRIDYEHLLEVDPEMLIVHWGIGTTGDGTGFSPSAFREQYVTPMEEHAVGSQLTAVQNGDVYPGAFGSQGPLTNLLQTEMVAQQLYPDEFGTFDPESFPEVPDTNQLFDRQRVRSIIDGEF